One Vespula pensylvanica isolate Volc-1 chromosome 3, ASM1446617v1, whole genome shotgun sequence DNA window includes the following coding sequences:
- the LOC122627591 gene encoding uncharacterized protein LOC122627591 isoform X2, whose product MKTDINDPWCRTDAEALKDTGGDNQFEDSFVEKSVYEHEKLSDSEQYLQKLYSRLKTLQKNTTKKDLVSSLSIAKEESIARFITSEYTFKSEEEAVLASNPLIRHIVPHLQALTASELVHLLKADVLQVVTETVEEQELDDKSK is encoded by the exons ATGAAGACAGACATCAACGATCCATGGTGTAGAACAGATGCAGAGGCCTTGAAAGATACTGGAGGTGATAATCAGTTTGAGGATTCCTTCGTAGAAAAATCCGTATATGAACACGAAAAATTATCTGATTCGGaacaatatttacaaaaattgt ATTCAAGGTTGAAGACACTTCAAAAAAATACCACAAAAAAAGATCTTGTAAGTTCTTTATCAATAGCAAAAGAGGAGTCTATCGCACGTTTCATAACTTCAGAATATACTTTTAAATCAGAAGAAGAAGCTGTGTTAGCTTCAAATCCTTTAATACGTCATATAGTTCCTCACTTACAG gCATTGACAGCAAGTGAACTGGTTCATCTTCTAAAAGCTGACGTACTTCAAGTAGTTACAGAGACTGTTGAAGAACAAGAGTTAGacgataaaagtaaataa
- the LOC122627591 gene encoding sepiapterin reductase isoform X1, with amino-acid sequence MSIPALSGKAFLLITGASRGIGKQIAISFGPLLQRGSHVLLLATNLSALKETAAQLPSNLIIDYTSIDLGVATKDDLKKVILSSLKETNPKEFDRVIIVHNVGTSGDISKWTNDMTDINIWRKYYDLNMFIPIVLNGLLMEIFDEQTNTKKLIINITSLLGIQPRESAGYYCTVKAAKEMFFKVFALENPEVDVLNYSPGPVDTDMLQTFLKEMSNNEFIKNTTILTTEQTITRLIEVLKNHKYKSGDHVDYFDKLE; translated from the exons atgtctatTCCAGCATTATCAGGTAAAGCTTTCTTACTTATTACTGGTGCCAGTCGAGGGATCGGTAAACAAATTGCAATATCATTTGGACCATTACTGCAAAGGGGATCACATGTACTTTTGTTAGCAACCAACTTAAGTGCTTTAAAAGAAACAGCTGCACAATTACcttcaaatttaataattgattatacTAGTATTGATTTGGGAGTGGCTACAAAAGATGATCTAAAAA AAGTTATACTATCATCTTTGAAAGAAACTAATCCAAAGGAATTTGATAGAGTTATTATTGTGCATAATGTTGGAACATCTGGTGATATTTCAAAATGGACCAATGATATGACAGATATTAACATATGGAGAAAGTATTATGATCTTAATATGTTTATACCTATTGTACTAAATGGGTTATTGATGGAGATATTTGATGAACAAACCAATACTAAAAAACTAATTATCAATATCACCTCTTTACTTGGTATACAACCACGTGAATCAGCTGGATATTATTGTACTGTAAAAGCAGCAAAAGAGATGTTTTTTAAG GTATTTGCCTTAGAAAATCCTGAAGTAGATGTATTGAATTACTCACCTGGTCCTGTTGATACTGATATGTTGCAAACTTTTCTTAAAGAAATGtctaataatgaatttattaaaaatacaactATTTTAACAACAGAGCAAACAATTACTCGTCTTATAGAAGTattgaaaaatcataaatataaatctggTGATCATGtagattattttgataaactggaataa
- the LOC122627784 gene encoding tetratricopeptide repeat protein 8: protein MDLFIALSLFNRQKYEACVTKCTELLKKNPLDQAIWVLKMRALTLQVYVDDIESEEEGIAEGLLDNYTMTTMPRPGTSLKNPGTARSEHGIRPKTQSGRPVTGVVRPATQSAISQTMEQALRMPRTAATARPITAISGRNVRLGTASMLTEPDGPFIQLSRLNIAKYANQPSIAKPLFEYIYYHEHDARYALDLAVQATQACQYKDWWWKVQLGKCYYTLGLVRDAEQQFRSALRDCKAIETIIRLIRVYIRLDQPLAALDTCKSGLEYFPNDVTILVEMGRIFEGLNNMSMSMKYYKLIAQEDASHTEAIASIGMHHFYNDQPELALRFYRRLLQMGVYNPELFNNLGLCCFYAQQYDHTISCFERALSLANDENKADIWYNISHIAISLGDLEMAEECLKLAITIDNRHALAYNNLGVIQMRNGNVTTARTYFHAAATIANYIHEPHFNSAYLAYKLGDFQTSYIAIQKSLNVYPGHCDSINLLKKLEQYFCYI from the exons ATGGATTTATTCATTGCTTTAAGTTTATTTAATAGACAAAAATATGAAGCTTGTGTAACTAAATGTAcagaattattgaaaaaaaatccattAGATCAG gCAATATGGGTTTTAAAAATGCGTGCTTTAACATTACAAGTTTATGTCGATGACATAGAaagtgaagaagaaggaattgCAGAAGgtttattagataattatacAATGACTACAATGCCTAGACCAGGTACATCTTTAAAAAATCCTGGAACTGCTCGAAGTGAACATGGAATTCGTCCTAAAACTCAGTCAG gtaGACCTGTTACTGGAGTTGTAAGACCTGCTACACAATCAGCAATATCACAAACAATGGAACAAGCATTGAGAATGCCAAGAACAGCAGCTACAGCGAGACCTATTACTGCTATTTCTGGACGAAATGTCAG ACTTGGAACTGCGTCTATGTTAACAGAACCTGATGGCCCTTTTATACAATTATCACGTTTAAATATAGCCAAATATGCAAATCAACCTAGCATTGCAAAACCTTTGTTTGAGTACATTTATTACCATGAGCACGATGCTAGATAT GCTCTTGATTTAGCAGTACAAGCAACACAAGCTTGTCAATATAAGGATTGGTGGTGGAAGGTACAATTaggaaaatgttattatactTTAGGTTTAGTGAGAGATGCAGAACAACAATTTAGATCAGCCTTACGTGATTGTAAAGCTATTGAAACAATTATAAGATTGATTAGAGTATATATCAGATTGGACCAACCATTGGCTGCTTTAGATACATGTAAAAGTGGTCTAGAATATTTTCCAAAtgat GTTACTATACTTGTTGAAATGGGACGAATTTTTGAAGGCTTAAATAATATGTCAAtgtcaatgaaatattataaattgattGCTCAAGAAGATGCTTCTCATACAGAAGCAATCGCAAGTATTGGAATGcatcatttttataacgatCAACCAGAACTTGCTTTACGCTTTTATAG aagATTACTACAAATGGGTGTTTATAATcctgaattatttaataatcttggATTGTGTTGCTTTTATGCACAACAATATGATCATACAATATCATGCTTTGAAAGGGCATTGAGCCTTGCcaatgatgaaaataaagCTGATATTTGGTACAATATTTCTCATATTGCAATT AGCTTAGGTGATTTAGAGATGGCGGAAGAATGTTTAAAACTTGCTATTACAATTGACAATAGACATGCATTGGCATATAATAATCTTGGTGTAATACAAATGAGAAATGGTAATGTTACAACAGCAAGAACTTATTTCCATGCAGCAGCCACTATTGCAAATTACATACATGAGCCACATTTTAACAGTGCATATTTAGCATATAAG TTAGGAGATTTTCAAACAAGCTATATTGCAATACAAAAATCATTAAATGTATATCCAGGACACTGTGATAGTATTAATCTTCTTAAAAAATTGGagcaatatttttgttatatttaa
- the LOC122627642 gene encoding WD repeat-containing protein on Y chromosome isoform X1, with translation MHLYNKFLATKNQKMNISQLEHAFISILNIKLSSKDFSTLFQKINLNKDGYVTWNEFISYLIMEFQKTDISLQHQMLELPLTGSPKILKTHHRSPICKIAFYPELLSDRSSSFQRGCYLTVSRDGVINYWSLDFKYERSVQSTNPFLKVQQTAITDMILMPDVQIICTSSTERDLRFYDVVAKKFELRVMDELPNLKVTEIKHVHTNWVNQVAYYGSLKAFMSSSKCSECSLLFSDPTRMRIQYKFIVTRGITCFNFCEESQILVTGGPDCIIRVWNPFVPTKASNIFQGHKATICAIILQKAGQRIYSLSKDKCIKVWDVPTYTCIQTYNGLQSELSENVRVSVIYNKLTHKMIIGSTIIAIVVCEQVINKEISDGISHTKPVSSVLYNHLYKLIVSTGLDSCIIVWDPWLGRRLYLVTNAHSILLYGQYVNIEITAATFDNSEQLLVTGARNGSLKIWNFNTGTCLRNMAIEDQCEITSLTWVENRVLCTGWNQRVTEFTISELHTYKKSWELIHTDDVLFSAVQYPQVLATASYNGEIILWQLETGQPYRRYQVSNATGSKYIDICSHQQSAINRTRLVTICAIIYLNSRPMNPNIGTLLVSLESGIVQVWSHHPAGGFLTGFSVIHARRDSAISLATDPENNFLITGHCLGYIKVWYLANYTIPNPPKVCMPLLRLEFPFLWKDIINGRAKRAVQDQSLPLLLSSLRGHTKAVTCLQIIPDARIIISGSADHTVRLWTLGGRYISTLGTFREWMPILPHIAASKYFQHFRYPMDIKRSASFTTMKVLQGGLGSVETKDIDEIDYLKVIPEQSRHILYGEQLQSPILGNYYKVSDETKRYIEPTVLDNSLTHIPIYTHLITHTLKHIESKLSLIVHGQKKEFL, from the exons atgcatttatataataaattttta GCaacaaaaaaccaaaaaatgaatatatctcAGTTAGAACATGCTTtcatatctattttaaatataaaattgtcttCCAAAGATTTTAGTACCTTATTTCAAAAG ataaatttaaacaaagatGGATATGTAACAtggaatgaatttatttcttatttaattatggaATTTCAAAAGACGGATATATCCTTACAACATCAAATGTTAGAACTTCCACTTACAGGCTCtcctaaaatattaaaaacacaTCATCGTAGTCCGATTTGTAAAATTGCTTTCTATCCTGAATTACTTTCA GATCGAAGCAGCAGTTTCCAAAGAGGCTGTTATTTGACTGTTAGTAGAGATggagttattaattattggtCATTAGATTTTAAATACGAACGCAGTGTACAATCTACAAATc catTTTTGAAGGTGCAACAAACCGCAATAACTGATATGATATTAATGCCAGATGTTCAAATAATATGTACAAGCTCTACTGAACGTGATTTAAGATTTTATGATGTTGTAGCAAAGAAATTTGAATTGCGTGTGATG GATGAGCTGCCTAATCTAAAAGTTACAGAAATTAAGCATGTACATACAAATTGGGTAAATCAAGTGGCTTATTATGGAAGTCTTAAAGCTTTCATGTCTAGCAGCAAATGTTCAGaatgttcattattatttagtgATCCTACAAGGATGAGAATACAATATAAGTTTATTGTTACAAGGGGAATaacttgttttaatttttgtgaAG AAAGTCAAATACTTGTAACAGGTGGCCCTGATTGTATAATTCGAGTTTGGAATCCTTTTGTACCAACAAAAGCAAGCAATATTTTTCAAGGACACAAAGCAACTATTTGTgctataatattacaaaaggCAGGCCAgcgtatatattctttatcaaaAGATAAATGCATAAAAGTTTGGGATGTTCCTACTTATACTTGTATACAG aCATACAATGGTCTACAAAGTGAACTAAGTGAAAACGTAAGAGTATccgtaatttataataaattaacacaTAAAATGATCATTGGTAGTACGATAATTGCCATTGTTGTTTGTGAACAAGTaatcaataaagaaatatcagaTGGAATTTCTCATACAAAGCCTGTTAGTTCTGTACTTTATAATCATTTGTATAAACTG ATTGTTTCTACAGGATTAGATTCATGTATTATAGTATGGGATCCTTGGCTTGGTCGTCGTTTATATTTAGTGACTAATGCTCATAGTATTTTACTATATGGACAATATGTTAACATTGAAATTACTGCTGCTACTTTCGATAACTCTGAACAATTATTGGTAACAGGTGCTAGAAAtggatcattaaaaatatggaATTTTAATACAGGAACATGCTTACGAAATATGGCAATAGAGGATCAATG TGAAATAACTAGTTTAACTTGGGTGGAGAATCGTGTTTTATGTACAGGATGGAATCAACGTGTTACAGAATTTACTATCTCTGAACTtcacacatataaaaaaagcTGGGAGTTAATACATACAGATGATGTACTTTTTTCAGCTGTACAATATCCACAAGTTTTAGCCACTGCTTCATATAAtggagaaataattttgtggCAACTTGAAACAGGTCAACCATACAGAAGATATCAAGTGAGTAATGCAACTGGAAG caAATACATTGATATTTGTTCTCATCAACAATCAGCAATAAATAGAACTCGATTAGTAACTATCTGTgccattatatatttaaactcaAGACCAATGAATCCTAATATTGGTACATTATTAGTTTCACTTGAATCTGGAATTGTACAAGTTTGGAGTCATCATCCTGCTGGAGGATTCTTAACAGGTTTCTCAGTTATTCATGCGAGAAGAGATTCTGCTATTTCTTTAGCTACTGAtcctgaaaataatttcttgataACAG GCCATTGTCTtggatatataaaagtttggTATCTTGCAAATTATACAATACCTAATCCTCCTAAAGTATGTATGCCACTTTTAAGATTAGAATTTCCATTTCTTtggaaagatataataaatggtCGTGCTAAGCGGGCTGTACAAGACCAATCATTACCACTTTTATTATCATCCCTTCGTGGTCATACAAAGGCAGTTACGTGTCTTCAGATAATTCCTGATGcacgtattattattag tGGAAGTGCAGATCATACAGTACGTTTATGGACTTTGGGAGGTCGTTATATATCAACTCTGGGAACATTTAGAGAATGGATGCCAATTTTACCTCATATAGCTGcatctaaatattttcaacattttagATATCCCATGGATATTAAAAGATCTGCTAGTTTCACTACTAtgaaa GTTCTTCAAGGAGGTCTAGGCTCAGTAGAGACTAAAGATATCGATGAAATTGATTATTTGAAGGTAATTCCAGAACAGAGTAGACATATATTGTATGGAGAACAATTACAAAGTCCAATTCTTGGAAATTATTACAAAGTATCTGACGAAACAAAACGTTATATTGAGCCAACAGTTTTGGATAATTCTTTAACACAT ATACCCATCTACACACACCTAATAACACATACTTTAAAACACATTGAATCTAAGTTATCCTTAATCGTACATGGtcaaaaaaaggaatttttgtAA
- the LOC122627748 gene encoding proton-coupled folate transporter-like yields the protein MAIVTGWKCYVSVQPPIMMLIFAMSMSGTILTDLTVYRTCTVVLNINKTECLIINQNGSSNEAHRIDTLVQSQVSLISMSKSLVENLLPAFLSFFVGPWSDKYGRKPLLLAGYTGYSLTFCLLSLMTIWDINPWYFLIAYMPSACFGGLCIILLASFSYISDISLEKDRTWHLAYLEILISLGLIAGIFTGPFIFKLYGYPIALSVAAMSIVFANIYVLFFVSETIQCTSPIMWSSLFDVSLVKDLISTCIKKRDGFDRCVVWCCIMYLILYIVTMDGDMSISYLFSNARFGWDVSQYSNYMGANVALGIIGTLIGVKIIGSLGGCSETVLVMLASISSLSGAFMKAFAWQAWHMYLSIFISMFGGISGPAIRSILSKSVPSSDAGKVFSLITSIETTMPFAAASLYTTVYSHYLPPIYPSPVWLISCVLFIIMIIILICIQIRITKMDTLQYRMLSQESE from the exons ATGGCAATAGTTACAGGATGGAAGTGTTATGTATCAGTACAACCACCAATAATGATGTTAATATTTGCCATGTCAATGTCAG GTACTATCTTAACAGATTTAACGGTGTATCGTACATGTACagttgtattaaatattaataaaacagaatgtttgataataaatcaaaatggaAGTAGTAATGAAGCTCATAGAATAGATACTTTGGTACAGTCACAAGTAAGTCTAATCTCTATGTCTAAATCGCTCGTTGAGAATCTTTTACCtgcttttttgtccttttttgtGGGACCATGGAGTGACAAATACGGAAGAAAACCTCTTTTGTTAGCAGGATATACTG gcTATTCGTTAACATTTTGTCTTCTCTCATTGATGACTATTTGGGATATCAATCCTTGGTATTTTTTAATAGCCTATATGCCTTCTGCATGCTTTGGAggattatgtataattttattagctTCATTTTCTTACATTTCTGATATTAGTcttgaaaaagatagaacatGGCATTTAGCTTACTTagagatattaatttcattgggACTTATAGCAGGTATTTTTACTggtccttttatttttaaactataTGGATATCCAATTGCACTTAGTGTGGCAGCTATGTCTATAGTGTtcgcaaatatatatgtattattcttCGTATCTGAAACAATACAATGTACTTCACca ATAATGTGGAGTTCTTTGTTTGATGTAAGTCTTGTAAAAGATCTTATTAGTACTTGtattaagaaaagagatggTTTTGATCGTTGTGTTGTTTGGTGCTGTATAatgtatcttattttatatattgtaacaaTGGATGGTGATATGTCAATTTCATACTTATTTAGCAATGCAAGATTTGGTTGGGATGTAAGTCAGTATTCTAACTATATGGGTGCTAATGTTGCATTAGGTATAATAGGAACTTTAATTGGAGTCAAAATTATTGGCTCTCTAGGag GTTGTTCAGAAACTGTTCTAGTTATGTTGGCTTCTATTTCATCTTTAAGTGGTGCTTTTATGAAAGCTTTTGCATGGCAAGCTTggcatatgtatttatctatatttatatcaatgttTGGAGGTATTTCTGGGCCAGCAATTCGTTCAATTTTATCTAAATCAGTCCCATCTTCTGATGcag gtaaagttttttcgttaattacaTCGATTGAAACAACTATGCCATTTGCTGCGGCTTCCTTATATACAACAGTTTATTCTCATTATTTGCCTCCAATATATCCTTCTCCTGTATGGTTAATATCAtgtgttctttttattataatgataataatattaatatgcaTACAAATACGCATTACAAAAATGGATACATTACAATATAGAATGCTCTCACAGGAGAGTGAATAA
- the LOC122627776 gene encoding protein YIPF6 produces the protein MATMDETKLDMYDDATYNVDPQNVEGEMTVGPKQKSNLGEPEFNTLDEPIRDTILRDVRAVGKKFYHVLYPREKKSLLKEWDLWGPLVLCTFMAMILQGSSDTTDNSNDGGPEFAEVFVIVWIGSMVVTLNSKLLGGNISFFQSVCVLGYCLLPTAIALILCRIILMVEQSTFLFILRFIITMIGFIWATYASMAFLGDSQPVGRKPLAVYPIFLFYFVISWLVISHTT, from the exons atggcGACGATGGATGAAACAAAACTAGAT atgTACGATGATGCAACATATAATGTGGACCCTCAAAATGTTGAAGGAGAGATGACAGTAGGACCCaaacaaaaatcaaatctAGGTGAACCAGAATTTAATACATTAGACGAACCGATAAGGGATACAATT cTTAGAGATGTTAGAGCTGTAGGCAAGAAATTCTATCACGTTTTATATCCTagggagaagaaaagtttactgaaagaat ggGACCTTTGGGGACCGTTAGTGTTATGTACATTTATGGCAAT GATATTACAAGGATCATCTGATACAACTGATAATTCTAATGATGGTGGACCTGAATTTGCAGAGGTATTTGTTATAGTATGGATTGGATCCATGGTTGTCACATTGAATTCTAAACTTTTAGGTGGTAACAT ATCATTTTTCCAAAGTGTCTGTGTCTTAGGATATTGTTTATTGCCAACTGCCATTGCATTAATTCTATGCAGAATTATATTAATGGTAGAACAAAGTACTTTCTTATTCATACtcagatttattattactatgatTGGGTTTATATGGGCTACATATG cATCTATGGCATTCCTTGGAGATAGTCAGCCTGTTGGGAGGAAACCTTTAGCTGTTTatcctatttttctattttactttgtTATTTCATGGTTAGTAATATCACATACGacataa
- the LOC122627642 gene encoding WD repeat-containing protein on Y chromosome isoform X2 produces the protein MSYYFSSNIKENSYIILGDTNGSIIIMTFSSIEKGPFKQQSEYNTIFMRYEAVIRDELPNLKVTEIKHVHTNWVNQVAYYGSLKAFMSSSKCSECSLLFSDPTRMRIQYKFIVTRGITCFNFCEESQILVTGGPDCIIRVWNPFVPTKASNIFQGHKATICAIILQKAGQRIYSLSKDKCIKVWDVPTYTCIQTYNGLQSELSENVRVSVIYNKLTHKMIIGSTIIAIVVCEQVINKEISDGISHTKPVSSVLYNHLYKLIVSTGLDSCIIVWDPWLGRRLYLVTNAHSILLYGQYVNIEITAATFDNSEQLLVTGARNGSLKIWNFNTGTCLRNMAIEDQCEITSLTWVENRVLCTGWNQRVTEFTISELHTYKKSWELIHTDDVLFSAVQYPQVLATASYNGEIILWQLETGQPYRRYQVSNATGSKYIDICSHQQSAINRTRLVTICAIIYLNSRPMNPNIGTLLVSLESGIVQVWSHHPAGGFLTGFSVIHARRDSAISLATDPENNFLITGHCLGYIKVWYLANYTIPNPPKVCMPLLRLEFPFLWKDIINGRAKRAVQDQSLPLLLSSLRGHTKAVTCLQIIPDARIIISGSADHTVRLWTLGGRYISTLGTFREWMPILPHIAASKYFQHFRYPMDIKRSASFTTMKVLQGGLGSVETKDIDEIDYLKVIPEQSRHILYGEQLQSPILGNYYKVSDETKRYIEPTVLDNSLTHIPIYTHLITHTLKHIESKLSLIVHGQKKEFL, from the exons ATGTCATATTACTTCAGTTCAAACATAAAGGAAAATTCTTACATTATTTTGGGAGATACAAATGGATCTATTATAATCATGACTTTTTCTTCCATAGAAAAAGGACCTTTTAAACAACAATCTgaatacaatacaatattcATGCGCTACGAAGCAGTTATCAGA GATGAGCTGCCTAATCTAAAAGTTACAGAAATTAAGCATGTACATACAAATTGGGTAAATCAAGTGGCTTATTATGGAAGTCTTAAAGCTTTCATGTCTAGCAGCAAATGTTCAGaatgttcattattatttagtgATCCTACAAGGATGAGAATACAATATAAGTTTATTGTTACAAGGGGAATaacttgttttaatttttgtgaAG AAAGTCAAATACTTGTAACAGGTGGCCCTGATTGTATAATTCGAGTTTGGAATCCTTTTGTACCAACAAAAGCAAGCAATATTTTTCAAGGACACAAAGCAACTATTTGTgctataatattacaaaaggCAGGCCAgcgtatatattctttatcaaaAGATAAATGCATAAAAGTTTGGGATGTTCCTACTTATACTTGTATACAG aCATACAATGGTCTACAAAGTGAACTAAGTGAAAACGTAAGAGTATccgtaatttataataaattaacacaTAAAATGATCATTGGTAGTACGATAATTGCCATTGTTGTTTGTGAACAAGTaatcaataaagaaatatcagaTGGAATTTCTCATACAAAGCCTGTTAGTTCTGTACTTTATAATCATTTGTATAAACTG ATTGTTTCTACAGGATTAGATTCATGTATTATAGTATGGGATCCTTGGCTTGGTCGTCGTTTATATTTAGTGACTAATGCTCATAGTATTTTACTATATGGACAATATGTTAACATTGAAATTACTGCTGCTACTTTCGATAACTCTGAACAATTATTGGTAACAGGTGCTAGAAAtggatcattaaaaatatggaATTTTAATACAGGAACATGCTTACGAAATATGGCAATAGAGGATCAATG TGAAATAACTAGTTTAACTTGGGTGGAGAATCGTGTTTTATGTACAGGATGGAATCAACGTGTTACAGAATTTACTATCTCTGAACTtcacacatataaaaaaagcTGGGAGTTAATACATACAGATGATGTACTTTTTTCAGCTGTACAATATCCACAAGTTTTAGCCACTGCTTCATATAAtggagaaataattttgtggCAACTTGAAACAGGTCAACCATACAGAAGATATCAAGTGAGTAATGCAACTGGAAG caAATACATTGATATTTGTTCTCATCAACAATCAGCAATAAATAGAACTCGATTAGTAACTATCTGTgccattatatatttaaactcaAGACCAATGAATCCTAATATTGGTACATTATTAGTTTCACTTGAATCTGGAATTGTACAAGTTTGGAGTCATCATCCTGCTGGAGGATTCTTAACAGGTTTCTCAGTTATTCATGCGAGAAGAGATTCTGCTATTTCTTTAGCTACTGAtcctgaaaataatttcttgataACAG GCCATTGTCTtggatatataaaagtttggTATCTTGCAAATTATACAATACCTAATCCTCCTAAAGTATGTATGCCACTTTTAAGATTAGAATTTCCATTTCTTtggaaagatataataaatggtCGTGCTAAGCGGGCTGTACAAGACCAATCATTACCACTTTTATTATCATCCCTTCGTGGTCATACAAAGGCAGTTACGTGTCTTCAGATAATTCCTGATGcacgtattattattag tGGAAGTGCAGATCATACAGTACGTTTATGGACTTTGGGAGGTCGTTATATATCAACTCTGGGAACATTTAGAGAATGGATGCCAATTTTACCTCATATAGCTGcatctaaatattttcaacattttagATATCCCATGGATATTAAAAGATCTGCTAGTTTCACTACTAtgaaa GTTCTTCAAGGAGGTCTAGGCTCAGTAGAGACTAAAGATATCGATGAAATTGATTATTTGAAGGTAATTCCAGAACAGAGTAGACATATATTGTATGGAGAACAATTACAAAGTCCAATTCTTGGAAATTATTACAAAGTATCTGACGAAACAAAACGTTATATTGAGCCAACAGTTTTGGATAATTCTTTAACACAT ATACCCATCTACACACACCTAATAACACATACTTTAAAACACATTGAATCTAAGTTATCCTTAATCGTACATGGtcaaaaaaaggaatttttgtAA